GCCGGCCGACCTGGGATTCGACTGGCTCCTGTCGCTGGCGGCTCGATCGGAGCCCGCCTACCACGACTTCGCCGTGAGCGTCCTCACCAAGGGCTTCACGCCGGCCGACTTCGCCCCCCGCGAAGCGCCCGCGACGACCGCCCAGGCAGCCGGACCGGTCGACCTGAAGGGGGCGTCGTTCCTCTTCACCGGCAAAATGGCGACCCTCAAGCGGAAGGACGGCGAGGACCAGGTCAAGGCGGCAGGGGGGACGACGGCTTCGGGAGTCAACGCGAAGCTGCATTACCTGGTGATCGGCGACGAGGGGTCGCCCCTCTATGGCCACGGCAAGAAGGGGGACAAGCAGACCAAGGCCGAGTCGCTGAACGCCGCCGGAGCGAACATCAAGATCATCTCCGAGACGGCCTTCCTGAAGATGCTGGCCGGCGGGGTGCAGGAGGTGTCGACCGACGCCGTGATGGCCGGCTGCGAACGCCTCTGGCAGATGGCGACGGCCCCCGGCCCGGCCGACGCGCCGAAGGCCCGGTTCGCCGTCGAGTACATCCTCAAGCACCACCCCGACATCGCCCTGGCCAAGACCGAACGACCCGTCGACCCCGGGGCGGAGATCCCCGCCGAGTTCCTCACGTTCGAGAGGGTCGAGCCCCTCTTCTACGAGTCCCGCAAGCCGCTTCGCGACCTGGCGTTGGAGCTGGCGCGTTGGGAGTTCGCCCGCTGGGCTCCGCCGTCCGACGCCCTCGTCCGGCTGGCAGAGAGCCCCCACGCGGACGTCCACCGGTTCGTTACGGATGCCCTGCTGGCCGAAGAAGCCCCCGAACATCGCCGCTTCCGGATCGACCCGGAGAGCCTGAGCCCCGCCGCCGTGTACGCCTTCTGCGAGTCGGCCGACGCGTCGACGCGGGACCTCGGCATGCAGCTCATCGGCCGCTCCCCCCGACTCCGGCGGCCCGAGGAATTGTTCCGCCTGACCGACAGCCCAGACCGCCGGATGCGGGCGTTCGTGATCCGGGCCCTCTGGTCGCTCTATCGCGACCGTGGCATCACGGAGGGCTGGAAACCCTCGGCGCCGCCGAGTTCCACGATCGGCGCGGGGACTCGAAAGGCAGCCGCCGCGGCGGCCGAGAACCGGGGCACGGGCGCTCCCGCCCGCCCCGACAACCTGCCGGCGCAACCGACCGGCATGTGGGGCCTGCTCCGCCGCTCGCTGTTCGAGCTTCCTCCGCCCAGGCCCGAGAAGGGCGAGAAGTCCGCCGGCGGCGAGAAGCTCAAACCGCTCCCCGCCCGCAAGGCCAAGCTGGCGATGATCGAGGTCATCCGCGACCTGGCCCTTGAGGACGTCGACTTCGCCCGGGGCGCCCTCCCCTTGCTGGAGGAGTTCCTCCCCTCGCGCGGGCCGAGCGAACGGGCCGCCTGCCTGACGGCCGTAACCCGCATTCGCCACGTCTGGCCCGAGCTGCGGCGACGGGCCGAGGAGGCGGCCTCTTGAGCGCGACGACCGACTACACCATCCCGTTTCGCGGCGACCTCAAGGCGATCGCCGGCGTCGGCTCCGCCGTCGCGCTGGCGACGCGCCATCCCGAGGCTCGGCCGACCGCCCTGTTCTGGGTCGACCAGGGCGACGACCGCCCGCGATCCCACGGCGAGGAGTTCCCCGGCGGCGTCACCGCCATCGCCGACAGCGACTCCGTCTGGATCGCCGGGACCGACGGCCATGTCTATCGGGCGCCGCTCGACGGCCCGCCAAAAGCGATCGGCCCGAAGGTCGGCGAAGCGAAGGCGCTGGCCCTGCTCTCCGACGACCGGCTCGGCGTACTCGTGGGCCGCGAGGTGAGGGTCCTCGCGCGAAAGGACGGCAAGCTCGCGCAGACGATCGAGCTGCCCGAGCCGGGCTCGACGCTGGCGAGCGACCCATCCGGCAAGTGGCTGGCGGTTGGGACCACCGATGGGCTGGTTTCGATCTACGAGGCCGAGTCCTCGGCCGATTTCGCCCCCGGCGACTCCGCCCGACTACACGAAGGCGAAGTCACGGCCATCCTGTTCGAGCGCGACGACCTGCGTTTCTTCTCGGCCGGAGCTGACATGAAGCTCCTGTCGACCCACGCGCGAGGCAAGCTGGAGCCCGAGGACAAGGGTCGCGCCAACAACCACTCCGATCGGATCACGGCCATGATCTGGGGGCCGGAGGACCGCCTGCTCACGGGCAGCCTCGACGGCACGGTCAAGTCGTGGCCGCGTGTCGGAGGGGTCAAGCCGACGACGCAGAAGGAGGGCGTGGTCCGAGTCTTGGGGATGGCCCTGGTCAAGCGGCACGGGCGCGACCACCTCGTCGTGGCGGGCGGGGACGACACGCTCCGCACCTTCGTCATCGACGCCGCCGGCAAGCCCGCCGGCCTGATGCTCCGCGGCTGCGGCGCGATGGACGCGACCAGGGCAGACCTCGCCGGCGACGACCCCCGTGCTCGCGAAGCGGCCATCCGTCGACTGGCCGAGTTCGACGACGCGGCCTCCCTCTCGCTCCTCGCCGAGCAGGCCGTTCGCGATCCCGACCACGGCCTGAGGCTTCTGGCCGTGCAGTCGCTCGGGCAGTCCGACCATCCCAAATCCCCTGCGTTGCTGGAGGGCCTATTCTCGCACGCCGAAGCCGCTGTCCGCACCGCCGCGTTCGAAGGGCTCCGCCGCCAGCGCGGTCCGGCCGACCTTCGCGTCCTGGACCTCGCCCTCAAGGCCGAGAAGCCCGAGATCGGCAAGCTCGCCGTTGAGGCTCTGGGGACACTCGCCGGCAAGGACGACCAGGCGCTGACCCGCCTGACCACAGCCCTCTCGGCCAAGACGCCGGAGGTCCGCCAGGCGGCCCTGATGGCGCTGGAATCGGCCTACCCGGCCGACTCGCCCGAGGCGAATCTCGCGGCCCTCGGAACGTCCCACGCTGATGTCCGGCGGGCGGCGCTGATGAGGCTGTTCGCCCGCAAAATGCTGGGCGACGCCACGGTCCAGTCGGCCCTGCGTCGACGCGTCGAGGACGCCGATCCCGAAGTTCGTCGGGTCGCCTTTCTGCTCTCGCTCCATACCCGCCCCGCCCTGCTCTCCGCCCTGCGCTCGCGCGACCCGGAGTTGGAGCGTCAACTGGCCGACCTCGAAGGCGGCCAGGATCCGTCGTCCGCGGTCGCGAAGCCGAAGAAGGGCCGCGGCGAGGCTACGACGAAGGCCGAAACGCCGAGCGACGAGGAGTTGACGCCCCTGCTCCAGGCGTCGGCCAGCAGCGCTCTCGAGACCAGCCTGCGGGGAGCCCGCGGCCTGGCCGTTCTGGGCGACCCCCGGGCCTTCGGCCTCCTGTTGCAGCTAAGTCGCGAAGAGGACGAGAAGGCCCGAGTCGAGGCCTGCCGGGCCATGGCCGCGCTCGACGACGCTCGAGGGGCTGAGCGGCTGAGGTCGCTCCTGTACGACCCCTCGCTCGCCGTCCGAGACGCCGCCTTCACCGCCCTGGCCCGTCTTCTCGAAGACGAGCCCCTCAAAGCGGCCGAAGCCGGGCTCAACGCACCGTCTGAGAACGTCCGCCAGCGAGGGCTCCAACTCCTGGTCGCCGAGGCGCGCAAGGCCCCGATCAAGAGCCTCGAAGATCGCCCCGCCGCGATGCTGGCCGATGCGCTGAACGACTCGTTCAAGACGGTCCGATCCGAGGCGTTCAAGGCCGCGCTCAATCTGAAGGTCGGGGGCGGAGGCGCCGCCACGCTTCGGTACGTGATGAGGAGCCAGCACGCCGACGTCCGTCGCGAGGCGATGACCGAAGCCATGGCGAACGCCGGCGAGCCGGGCGGCTGGGACGCCGTCTTCGAGTTCCTCAACGACCCCGACCCCGGCCTCCGTTCCGAGGCGTACGAGTTCGCGTCCAGAAAGACGAAGGGGCTGGAGACACTCGACGCCGCCCTGGGATCGCGCTACCCCGACTTGCGCAAAGCGGCCGTCGACGGCCTCGTCAAAAAACACACGGCCGCCGCGCAGAAGCTGCTCGCGCGGGCCCTGGACGACGAGGAGAAGAACGTTCGACTGGCCGCGTTGGAGGCCCTCGTCGGGGCCGACGCCCAGCCCGTGTTGCGAACGGCCGTTGAGAACCCTCACGCCGACGTTCGGGTCCGAGCGGCCCGCGCTCTGGCCAGGCACGGAGACCCGGCCGCGCTCAAGCCGCTGATCGCGTTGGCGACGGCTCTCGAACCCGAGGAAGAGGAACGCCGCAAGGACTGGTCGAGCCTCGCCGAATCAGCCCTGCTCGGCCTCGGGCAGCTTGGCGACGCCTCCGCGCTGACGGCCCTCATCCCGCTGATCGACAGCCCGCACGCACCGATCCGCCAGGGGGCGACGCGAGCCCTGGCCTGGCTCACTCCGGCCGACCGCTCGGCCCCGCTGCGCGACGCCCTGCGACACCACGACGCGGTCGTCCGGGACCTCTCGGCGTTCGGCCTGACGCTCCTCGGAGATGCCTCGGCGGGCCCGCTCGTCTTCGCGGATTCGGCGAAGACCCTGAAGCCCTGGGAACGGTTCGCAGCGGCGGTGGCGCTGTCGGGGACCGCGATCGGCGACGGCTCCCTCGTGGCCGGGCTCGACGACTCGGACGAGAAGATCCGGGCCCGGATCCTCCTGCTTCTGTTGATGATGGAGTGGAAGGCGCCCCGCGAGGGCTCGCCGCTCGTCCTGGCCGCGCTGGCCGGCCGCGATCCCCGAACGCGGCTCGTCGCGGCCGAGGCCCTGGAGGCGATGGCCGCCGGCGCGGGGGGCCTCGCCGAGTTCATCGTCAAGACGATCAACGACCGCGGCGGCAAGCTTCCCTGGACGATCCCCGCCGCCGTCGTGGACGACCTGGCCGAGTTGCTCGTTCACGCTGAGCCTCGCCTCCGCGCCCGGTCGGCCGAGTTGCTCCGGGCGCTGGAGAGTGACGAACAGGCTGCGTGGGACCAGACCTGGGCGACACACGCCGAGCGCTTCGCCGCCGCGATCGAGGCCCTTCGCAAAGCGGCCGCGAAACGTCGCTCCACAACAGATCAGGCCCCGCCGAAAAGCCTCCGTGAGCTGGCCCTCGGCGCCTACGTCGGGCTGCTCCGCAATCAGGGCGGGACGCAGAAGGCCGGCGACCCGGCCACGTTGAGAGTGCGGCGATCGGCGCTGGGCCGTATCGAGACTTTGGCCAAGAATGATCCGACGATCGCCTCGGCCGCCCGCCCGGTGCTGGTGCAGGTCCTGGGCGACCCGAACGCGGCGATCCGCATCCCGGCGTTCGAGTGCCTCCCCGTGCTGGGCATGGAGCCCACGACCCTCGCGGCCGAGGCCCTGGCGACGGGGCACGTCGACCTGGGCGTGAAGGCCCTGGAGATCCTGGCCGCGGGCGGATCGACGGCCGAGGGCCGCCGCGTCCTGGACGAGGCGATGCTGACCCGACGCGACGACCTGGCCATTGAGGCGGCTAAACTCCTGATCGCCCGCGAAGGGACGACTCCCGTCGCGACGAGGGCGCTGGAGGGCGCCCACGAACCGCTCCGGAAGGCCGCCGTCGCCTGGCTGGCCGACGAGGCCGAGAAGGACGAGAAGGCCCGCGTGTCCCTCCGCGCAGCGCTCTCCTCGCGGCATGCGCCCGTCCGCGAGGCCGCCGCGATGGCCCTGGCCGCGCGGAAAGACGCCTCGGCCTTCGACGCCCTGGTCGCCCTGCTGAAAGCGGCCCCCGATGCGAACGCCGCCCGTCGCTGCATCGCCGCCCTGACGACGCTCGGCGATCCTCGCACCGCCACGGCTTTCCTCGACCGCGTCGAGAACGATCCGTCCGAGACCGCGCCGGCCGACGAACTCATTCGCGCCGTCGGTGGCTTCGGCCGGCCGGAGGTCATCGACCGCCTCTTCGCCCTCTGGGACAAGGACCGTAAGCGCGGGCTGCCGGCCTACCAGGCCCTCTTCACGATCAGCGGCCACCACCAACGGATCGAGGATCCGGAGGACGAAGCCCCCGACCGCCGTTGGGAGGAGAAGCAACTCCCGAGACGCGACGACGTGCTGGCCCGCCTTCTCGCACGCCTCACCGCACCGGGCGAAAAGGGAGCCATGGCGCTCATCCCCGCCGCCCGTTGGTCGCGGTCGAAGGAGGTCGACCCGGTCCTCGCCGGCCTGATCGGCCACCCGGACGAGGCGATCCGACGCGCGGCGATCGAGGCGATCGGCTGGCGGCTTCGCAAGCGTTCCGGCGACCCGGCCGTCCTGGTCAAGGCGTTGGCCTCGAAGGATCCCGTCGCGCAGTTGCTCGCGGCCGAGGGCCTGGCTCGGGTCGGGCGGCCCGAAGGACTCTCGGTCCTGATGGCGAGCGTTGAGTTGGTCCCCGACCTGAACCTCCGCCGCCGGGCCGTCCTGGCGCTCGGCGAGTTGGCCGACGAGCGTGCCGCCGAGATGCTCATCAAATTGGCGTCCGACGACGCCCACGCCCTCAACGAGGCCGCCGCCGAGGCGATCGGACACCTCGGAAAGTCGAAGCACGCCGAGGCCGTCGAGCGGCTGCTCGTACGGTTGGCCGATGGGAGCGGCGGCGTGGCCTACCAGGCGATCAAGGGGCTCCGCTGGCTCGACACGGCCCAGGGATGGCGGGTCCTCCGCAGGCGGGCCGGCGAGGACTCAGCGCCGCATCGCGAGATCGCCATCGAACAACTCGCCCACAACGACGATCCTGCCACCCGGGATCTGTTGCTCAAGCTGATCCGCGAAGACATCTCGAACGAGGAGCAGGCGTACGCCGCGGCCCGCAAACTCTGGGGCCCGGACGCTCTCGAACCCGACGAGGCCCTGCTCCAGAGTGTGTACCCCGAGGGCTTCGAGGAGTACGACGAGGCCCTGAAACGCGGCTCCGAGCGTTCCTCCCCCTCCCGGATTTTCGCCATTCTTCCCTCCTGTGAGGACGACGACGTCCGCAAGGCTCTGGCGCGGGCGCTTCTGACGCGGAAGGACGTGCCGACCGCCGAGGCCAGGGACGCTCTCGACAGCCTGGACCCGGCCGTTTCGGGCCTCGCGGCGCACATTCTCGGCCGGTCCGGCGAGGCCGCGAAGGGTGGCGCGAAGTCGGTCGAAACGACGCTGACGCGCTGGTGGAAAGCCTGGGTCGATCGGCGCAAGACTTCGCGAACGGTCGGCCTGGGAGATGACGACGCTCAAGCTCTCGTCGAATGTCTGGGCCTCGTCGCCTGGGCCGCAGGACGACTGGGCGTCGGAGGAGAAACCCTGGCCGCGATGGCGAGCCTCCCCGAGGCGGATCGCCAGGCCGTCGAGATGCGACGGTCGGCCGTGGAGGCGCTCGCGGCCTCGCCCGCGAGAAAGCTCGCCGTCGCCGCTCTGGAGGAAGCCGTCTCGACTACTGGCCCCGAGACCCGAGCGCTCGCGGCCCAGATCGTGACCGAGGACGCGCCTGACAAGGCCTTACCGCTTGCGGAGAAGCTCCTGGCCGACCGCTGGGCCTTCGATCGGGTGGCTCGCGGTAGGTCTGCACGGCTCTCGAACGTCCTCCGCCAGGCCTCGCGCCAGAGCCATTACCAGGGCGTCGCGCTGCCGTATCTCGTCGCGCAAAAGGACGTGGAGGGCCTGGCCGCCGTCGCCGGGGATCGTTCCGCGGCCGAAGGCGCGCGGCTCGGCGCGATCGAGGCGCTCGCCGCGCTTGCGACGGAGCCGGCCGAGGACGTCCTCCGCAAGATCGGCCTCGATGAGCGCGAGGAGGAAGACCTCCGCAAGGCCGCCTGGCGAGGGCTCCGTAAATCGAAGCGGCTCCGGACGCCGAAGCCCACCAAGACTCCAACCCCCAAGGTGAGCGGATGAGCGACGAGCCCCTGCCGCCGGACGTCCCCTCCGACGAGCCGCCCGCCGTCGAACGGACGGAGGTCCACCTGGCCTACCACGGCGCGAGCCGGCTGACGACCACCGAGGACTCGGCCCGGCTGGCCCTGGCCGCCAACATCCTCCGCCCCCCCGCGCGGTTCGACGGCGTCATCAAGGATCCGATCCGCTTCCGCGAGGCGATGTCCGCCCTCTACGCGGTCGTCGCCAGCGACATGCGGTATCAGCCCAAGGACCGCACGGCGTACCTCGCCTACATGCGGATGAGGCGTGAATCGTCGGGGCTCGACGTCTGGCAGGCCCAGCGCGAGTATTTCGGCTGGCTCTTGCGGAACGACCCGCTCGCGTTCGTGATCCTCGACCCGGTCGTGACGGTCCATCCCGACGAGGTCTTCTTCGAGGTCTTCAGCAAGGACGAAGGGGCGTACGCGAAGCTGGGCGTCGACCGCGACTGCTTCTCCAGCGCGACCGACCCAACCTACGGCACGACGAACATCGACTTCAGCCAGTCGCTCTACCAGGGCCTCCAGCAGATGCGCTCCTATCGGGAGACGAGGCTGACGATTGGCCCCGAGGGCGTGGGGCTGATGACGAAGGCGTCCGGCGAAGTCCTGGAGAAGACGATCCGCGTGCCGGATTCATGGCTCCGCGGGTTCCTCCAGGTCCAGTCGGCCGCCGCGCTGCCGAGGGACACGTTCGCCCTCGCGCCGATCGATCTCTACAACGCCCTGCGTCACCTGCGTCTCCACGCCGATGAGAAGGGCAAACGCCGAGGCCTGCGCGTCGAGTTGATGCCCGGCCAGCCGCCCCGCCTGGTGCTCGAGCCATGGAACGAGGTGATTCCCACGACGGCCGCACCGTACAAGGGGAAGTCGGCGCGGGTCGCAAGGGTCTGGGGACGTCGTCGGTTGATGCTCCTTCAGCGGTTCCTGCCGTTCACCGAGGAGGTCGACGTCCACCTCCTCGGCAGCGGCCTGCCTAGCTTCTGGGTCCTTCGCGGACGGGGCATGACGCTGACGCTCGGGTTGACGGGGTTCACCTCGGCGAACTGGTCGCAGGCGCTGAACTTCGACCTGCTCCTGCCCCGCAAGGCCGAGCCCGGCGGCAAGTCGCTCGACGCCGTCCTGGAGCATCTCAACGGGCGCTGGTCGGCGGGCGCCGGCGAACTTGCGAAGGCGACGAAGCTCTCCTGGCCGGCATTGACCGAGGCCTTGCAGCTCGGCTGCCAGCAAGGGCGGATCATGTACGACCTCGCCGCCGACGTCTATCGTTTGCGGCCGTTGACCGACGCTCCCCTCGACCTGGGCCGACTGGAGTTCCGCGACGCCCGCGAGCGGGTGGCTCACGACCTCCTCGTGCGCCGCGGGGCCGTCGAGATCGTCTCCGAGAACCGCATCCCCGGCTCGGGACTGGAGCTGACGGGCCGCGTGACCGTTAAGGAAGACAACCGCGAATACCGCCCCAAGATGCTGCTGGCCGACGAGGGTCAGGTGACGCGGGCTGAATGCACCTGCTCGTTCTTCCGCAAGCAGGGCCTGAAGGCTGGGCCGTGCGTTCATCTGGTCGCGTTGAGACTGGCACACGCCGCCCGCGAGGCCGAGCGGGCTTCCGGCCGCGCACCGGCGGAGGCGATCACCGCCGAGACCCGCGCGTTCAGCCGCCGCGATGCGAAGGGGGAGGACGTGTACCAGGTCACGCTCGACCGCCGTCGGCTGAAGGTCCGCTGGGGCCGCGCCGACGGGGATTCGCGGCTCCAGACGCTTGCCTTCGATTCGGTCGACGAGGCGCGGGCCGCCTATCTCGCCCGCGTCGCCGACCTCGCCGCCCGCGGCTTCCTCGACGCCTCCGCAGGATGACCTCTCTCATGGCCATGCAACGTCAGACCAACCCGTTCGACCTCTGGCGATCGATCGTCCAGGCGGGAGGAATCCAGCCTTACATCAACGCCCAGCTCTCCGAGCGGGGCTTCCTCGTCGCCCGCCGCGAGACCGACGGCATGTCGGAACGCGAGCTGGCCGATTACAAGAAGTCGCTGAAGGCCGAGGCCGCAGAGCGCCGGCGGCTGCGGCGCGAGGCCTGGGCCGCCTTCCGCGCCGAGCACATCGTCCACCTCGGCGACGGCGTCTACTGGAGCGACGAGCCCGGCCCCGATCGCTGGGACCAGCCCAACGCCGAGGTCCGGGCCGCCGAGAACGAGCTGCCGCCGCTCGACTCCCCGCGGCAACTGGCCGAGGCCCTCGGCCTGACGATCCCGCAGCTTCGCTGGCTGGCCTTCCATCGCGACGCCGCCCGACGGATCCACTACCGACGCTTCACCATCCCCAAACGCGACGGCTCCGAACGGGCCATCTGGGCGCCGATGCCTCGGTTGAAGCGGGCCCAGCACTGGATCCTCCGGAACATCGCCGAGAAGCTCCCCGTCCACGGCGCGGCTCACGGCTTCCTGCCCGGTCGATCGATCCTCTCGAACGCCGCCCCCCACTGCGACTCCAAGGTCGTCGTGCGGATCGACCTCAAGGACTTCTTCCCGACCGTGACGCTCCGGCGCGTGAAAGGGCTCTTCCGCAAGGCCGGCTACCGCGAGCACGTCGCCACGCTGCTGGCCCTCATCTGCACGGAGTCGCCCCGCGAGATCGTCGAGCAGGACGGCGAGACCTACTACGTGGCCCTCGGCCCCCGTTGCCTGCCTCAAGGCGCTCCAACGAGCCCGGCGATCACGAACGCGCTCTGCCTCCGGCTCGACCAGCGGCTCTCGGGCGTCGCCCGCAGCCAGGGTTGGCGGTACACGCGGTATGCCGACGACCTCACGTTCAGCCGGCCGGCCGACTCCAAGGAAGCGCCGGGAATCGGCCGGCTGCTGGGGACCGTCCGCCGGGTCGTGGGCGATGAGGGATTCACGATCCACGACAAGAAGACGGCCGTCGGTCACAACGGAGGCCGCCAGCGCGTCACGGGCCTCATCGTCAACGGCGACCGTACCCCGCGCGCGCCGCGAGAGTTCAGGCGGAACCTGCGCGCGGCGATCCACAACCTGGTCACGGGGAAGGAGTCGCCGTCGGCCGAGCCTCCTTCGGTCCTCGCCGGCCGCGCGGCGTTCGTTGCGATGACCGACCCTTCCCTCGGCAGGGCGATGCTGGAGAGGCTCTCCCAGGCGGTCGAGCGCTCTCCGGAAGCCTGAGCGTCACTTCGGCGTTTCGGGCTCGGCCGGCGGGGCGGGGACTCGGGCTTCCCAGCCGAAGGGTTGCGTCCACGCCTGGGCTGGCTGGCCGGCGTAGGAAGGGTTCGCGGGAGACTTGTCGGAGGTGACGACGGCGCGGACGTAGAGTTCGTCGCCAGTCATCCGGTACTCGGCCTTGAGGCCCTCGACGGTCGCCAGCACCTTGCCGACGTCGTCGGAGTAGCGCTGGGTGACGGCCAGCGGCTTGCCGTCCTTGTCGGCGACCGGCTTGCGGGTGCGGTCGTAGTTCTGGGGCGTGCCGATGAACCGGGTGACGTACTTTGCATCCCCCTGGGGCTCGATCTCCACCGAGAGGGTCTTCGTCTCGGGCGCGTAGTGGACGTCCTTCAAAGAGACGCCGCTGGAGGCGTAGAAGTCCCGATCCTGCATCGCCTTGATGATCGACTCCGGCGTGAGGAACCGGGCGCGGACCATGATCCAGCCTCGGCCGGGAGACGAACTGCCGTCGAAGTAGTGGTGTGAGTCGTCCGTCCCCAGACCGTTGAGCGGAGCGATTCCCATCTCGGCG
The Paludisphaera rhizosphaerae DNA segment above includes these coding regions:
- a CDS encoding SWIM zinc finger family protein, which codes for MSDEPLPPDVPSDEPPAVERTEVHLAYHGASRLTTTEDSARLALAANILRPPARFDGVIKDPIRFREAMSALYAVVASDMRYQPKDRTAYLAYMRMRRESSGLDVWQAQREYFGWLLRNDPLAFVILDPVVTVHPDEVFFEVFSKDEGAYAKLGVDRDCFSSATDPTYGTTNIDFSQSLYQGLQQMRSYRETRLTIGPEGVGLMTKASGEVLEKTIRVPDSWLRGFLQVQSAAALPRDTFALAPIDLYNALRHLRLHADEKGKRRGLRVELMPGQPPRLVLEPWNEVIPTTAAPYKGKSARVARVWGRRRLMLLQRFLPFTEEVDVHLLGSGLPSFWVLRGRGMTLTLGLTGFTSANWSQALNFDLLLPRKAEPGGKSLDAVLEHLNGRWSAGAGELAKATKLSWPALTEALQLGCQQGRIMYDLAADVYRLRPLTDAPLDLGRLEFRDARERVAHDLLVRRGAVEIVSENRIPGSGLELTGRVTVKEDNREYRPKMLLADEGQVTRAECTCSFFRKQGLKAGPCVHLVALRLAHAAREAERASGRAPAEAITAETRAFSRRDAKGEDVYQVTLDRRRLKVRWGRADGDSRLQTLAFDSVDEARAAYLARVADLAARGFLDASAG
- a CDS encoding HEAT repeat domain-containing protein; this translates as MSATTDYTIPFRGDLKAIAGVGSAVALATRHPEARPTALFWVDQGDDRPRSHGEEFPGGVTAIADSDSVWIAGTDGHVYRAPLDGPPKAIGPKVGEAKALALLSDDRLGVLVGREVRVLARKDGKLAQTIELPEPGSTLASDPSGKWLAVGTTDGLVSIYEAESSADFAPGDSARLHEGEVTAILFERDDLRFFSAGADMKLLSTHARGKLEPEDKGRANNHSDRITAMIWGPEDRLLTGSLDGTVKSWPRVGGVKPTTQKEGVVRVLGMALVKRHGRDHLVVAGGDDTLRTFVIDAAGKPAGLMLRGCGAMDATRADLAGDDPRAREAAIRRLAEFDDAASLSLLAEQAVRDPDHGLRLLAVQSLGQSDHPKSPALLEGLFSHAEAAVRTAAFEGLRRQRGPADLRVLDLALKAEKPEIGKLAVEALGTLAGKDDQALTRLTTALSAKTPEVRQAALMALESAYPADSPEANLAALGTSHADVRRAALMRLFARKMLGDATVQSALRRRVEDADPEVRRVAFLLSLHTRPALLSALRSRDPELERQLADLEGGQDPSSAVAKPKKGRGEATTKAETPSDEELTPLLQASASSALETSLRGARGLAVLGDPRAFGLLLQLSREEDEKARVEACRAMAALDDARGAERLRSLLYDPSLAVRDAAFTALARLLEDEPLKAAEAGLNAPSENVRQRGLQLLVAEARKAPIKSLEDRPAAMLADALNDSFKTVRSEAFKAALNLKVGGGGAATLRYVMRSQHADVRREAMTEAMANAGEPGGWDAVFEFLNDPDPGLRSEAYEFASRKTKGLETLDAALGSRYPDLRKAAVDGLVKKHTAAAQKLLARALDDEEKNVRLAALEALVGADAQPVLRTAVENPHADVRVRAARALARHGDPAALKPLIALATALEPEEEERRKDWSSLAESALLGLGQLGDASALTALIPLIDSPHAPIRQGATRALAWLTPADRSAPLRDALRHHDAVVRDLSAFGLTLLGDASAGPLVFADSAKTLKPWERFAAAVALSGTAIGDGSLVAGLDDSDEKIRARILLLLLMMEWKAPREGSPLVLAALAGRDPRTRLVAAEALEAMAAGAGGLAEFIVKTINDRGGKLPWTIPAAVVDDLAELLVHAEPRLRARSAELLRALESDEQAAWDQTWATHAERFAAAIEALRKAAAKRRSTTDQAPPKSLRELALGAYVGLLRNQGGTQKAGDPATLRVRRSALGRIETLAKNDPTIASAARPVLVQVLGDPNAAIRIPAFECLPVLGMEPTTLAAEALATGHVDLGVKALEILAAGGSTAEGRRVLDEAMLTRRDDLAIEAAKLLIAREGTTPVATRALEGAHEPLRKAAVAWLADEAEKDEKARVSLRAALSSRHAPVREAAAMALAARKDASAFDALVALLKAAPDANAARRCIAALTTLGDPRTATAFLDRVENDPSETAPADELIRAVGGFGRPEVIDRLFALWDKDRKRGLPAYQALFTISGHHQRIEDPEDEAPDRRWEEKQLPRRDDVLARLLARLTAPGEKGAMALIPAARWSRSKEVDPVLAGLIGHPDEAIRRAAIEAIGWRLRKRSGDPAVLVKALASKDPVAQLLAAEGLARVGRPEGLSVLMASVELVPDLNLRRRAVLALGELADERAAEMLIKLASDDAHALNEAAAEAIGHLGKSKHAEAVERLLVRLADGSGGVAYQAIKGLRWLDTAQGWRVLRRRAGEDSAPHREIAIEQLAHNDDPATRDLLLKLIREDISNEEQAYAAARKLWGPDALEPDEALLQSVYPEGFEEYDEALKRGSERSSPSRIFAILPSCEDDDVRKALARALLTRKDVPTAEARDALDSLDPAVSGLAAHILGRSGEAAKGGAKSVETTLTRWWKAWVDRRKTSRTVGLGDDDAQALVECLGLVAWAAGRLGVGGETLAAMASLPEADRQAVEMRRSAVEALAASPARKLAVAALEEAVSTTGPETRALAAQIVTEDAPDKALPLAEKLLADRWAFDRVARGRSARLSNVLRQASRQSHYQGVALPYLVAQKDVEGLAAVAGDRSAAEGARLGAIEALAALATEPAEDVLRKIGLDEREEEDLRKAAWRGLRKSKRLRTPKPTKTPTPKVSG
- a CDS encoding reverse transcriptase family protein, which translates into the protein MAMQRQTNPFDLWRSIVQAGGIQPYINAQLSERGFLVARRETDGMSERELADYKKSLKAEAAERRRLRREAWAAFRAEHIVHLGDGVYWSDEPGPDRWDQPNAEVRAAENELPPLDSPRQLAEALGLTIPQLRWLAFHRDAARRIHYRRFTIPKRDGSERAIWAPMPRLKRAQHWILRNIAEKLPVHGAAHGFLPGRSILSNAAPHCDSKVVVRIDLKDFFPTVTLRRVKGLFRKAGYREHVATLLALICTESPREIVEQDGETYYVALGPRCLPQGAPTSPAITNALCLRLDQRLSGVARSQGWRYTRYADDLTFSRPADSKEAPGIGRLLGTVRRVVGDEGFTIHDKKTAVGHNGGRQRVTGLIVNGDRTPRAPREFRRNLRAAIHNLVTGKESPSAEPPSVLAGRAAFVAMTDPSLGRAMLERLSQAVERSPEA